The Streptomyces spororaveus genome includes a region encoding these proteins:
- a CDS encoding glycosyltransferase family A protein has product MTAAAAPMWVVVPAHEEEDRLADTLRALAAQRDRDFTLLVVDNASADGTGAVARAFAAGAPFPVEVIEEPEKGVGSAVDTGFRYAIGRGAVLLARTDADCLPRPGWTGAARTALTRSPGLVCGRIVARRDEHGPLGRAGFGVLVSLAALFGRLRPAHARRRGYRAPYRMHAGNNMAITAELYLTVGGMPRRPSPTDRLFLNAVRRHTDRITHCREMVVENSTRRLRAYGVAGTARWYLDQGSGTHGTDDPR; this is encoded by the coding sequence GTGACGGCCGCGGCCGCGCCGATGTGGGTGGTCGTGCCCGCGCACGAGGAGGAGGACCGGCTGGCCGACACCCTGCGGGCGCTCGCCGCGCAGCGGGACCGGGACTTCACCCTGCTGGTCGTCGACAACGCCTCGGCGGACGGTACGGGGGCCGTGGCCCGGGCGTTCGCGGCCGGCGCGCCCTTCCCGGTGGAGGTGATCGAGGAGCCGGAGAAGGGGGTGGGTTCCGCCGTGGACACCGGCTTCCGGTACGCGATCGGCCGGGGCGCGGTCCTGCTCGCCCGTACGGACGCCGACTGCCTGCCCCGGCCCGGCTGGACCGGGGCCGCGCGCACCGCGCTCACCCGCAGTCCCGGGCTGGTGTGCGGGCGGATCGTGGCCCGCCGCGACGAGCACGGCCCGCTGGGCCGGGCCGGGTTCGGCGTGCTGGTGTCCCTCGCCGCGCTCTTCGGCCGGCTGCGGCCCGCGCACGCCCGCCGGCGCGGCTACCGGGCGCCGTACCGCATGCACGCCGGGAACAACATGGCCATCACCGCCGAGCTGTACCTGACCGTCGGGGGCATGCCCCGGCGCCCCTCGCCGACCGACCGGCTCTTCCTCAACGCCGTACGCCGTCACACCGACCGGATCACGCACTGCCGGGAGATGGTCGTGGAGAACTCGACGCGGCGCCTGCGGGCCTACGGGGTCGCCGGCACCGCCCGCTGGTACCTCGACCAGGGCAGCGGCACGCACGGAACGGACGACCCCCGCTGA
- a CDS encoding AMP-binding protein, whose translation MLDHLDHALRSRPERPAVLTATRGGAPRVRATRGELVELADAFAAALHARGLRAGDTVGVAVRPGPRALAVLLALWRLGLRGAVLDPGAGPDVLRARLTLARPALVLADAAAQAVAGWARPLARRARLALPDLAGLGPVATVGPRLPGCAPALDLGAPRQGVPAPGADLDAEADAVIVFTSGTTSAPRAVVHTRASLAAGMSTVSALFDARGDRPVLGGTFFVLVPSLARGAAVALPAGSPRVLARQLHRLRPQDTYLTPPRLRDALGADARFHGRVWTGSAPAGAGLLERVRAAGAAEAWGVYALTELFPAAAVEAREKSAFEEAGEPGDLVGAPLPGVRAEPDGSGQLLLSGPAARHRYLGEEPDAWVRTGDRARLDGAGRIVLEGRSKDMVLRRAENIYPGLYEPALHVPGVELAVLVGVPAGDGDERLVAVVQACRGTDEQALRSALSEPLRRMGTARPDALLLARIPLSGRSRKPDRAATAALAARRLGVSGR comes from the coding sequence ATGCTGGACCACCTCGACCACGCGCTGCGCAGCCGCCCCGAGCGGCCCGCCGTGCTCACCGCCACCCGCGGCGGCGCGCCCCGGGTACGGGCCACCCGCGGCGAACTCGTGGAGCTGGCCGACGCCTTCGCCGCGGCCCTGCACGCGCGCGGGCTGCGCGCCGGGGACACCGTCGGTGTCGCCGTGCGCCCCGGGCCGCGCGCCCTGGCCGTCCTGCTCGCGCTGTGGCGGCTCGGGCTGCGCGGAGCCGTCCTCGACCCGGGCGCCGGGCCCGACGTACTGCGGGCCCGTCTCACGCTGGCCCGGCCGGCGCTGGTGCTGGCCGACGCGGCCGCGCAGGCGGTGGCGGGCTGGGCCCGGCCGCTGGCCCGGCGCGCCCGGCTCGCGCTGCCCGACCTGGCCGGGCTGGGGCCGGTGGCCACGGTCGGTCCCCGGCTGCCGGGCTGCGCGCCCGCGCTGGACCTGGGCGCGCCGCGTCAGGGGGTGCCCGCGCCCGGCGCGGACCTGGACGCGGAGGCCGACGCGGTGATCGTGTTCACCTCCGGGACCACCTCGGCGCCGCGGGCCGTCGTCCACACCCGGGCGAGCCTGGCCGCCGGGATGTCCACGGTCTCCGCCCTCTTCGACGCACGCGGGGACCGGCCGGTGCTCGGCGGCACCTTCTTCGTCCTGGTCCCCTCGCTTGCGCGCGGCGCGGCCGTCGCCCTCCCGGCGGGCAGCCCCCGGGTGCTGGCCCGCCAGCTGCACCGGCTGCGGCCGCAGGACACCTATCTGACCCCGCCCCGGCTGCGGGACGCGCTGGGCGCGGACGCCCGCTTCCACGGCCGGGTGTGGACGGGCTCGGCGCCGGCCGGCGCCGGGCTGCTGGAACGCGTACGGGCCGCGGGCGCGGCCGAGGCCTGGGGGGTGTACGCGCTCACCGAGCTGTTCCCTGCCGCCGCGGTCGAGGCGCGGGAGAAGTCCGCCTTCGAGGAGGCCGGGGAGCCCGGGGACCTGGTCGGGGCGCCGCTGCCCGGCGTACGCGCCGAGCCGGACGGGAGCGGGCAGCTGCTGCTGTCCGGCCCCGCGGCGCGCCACCGCTACCTCGGGGAGGAGCCGGACGCGTGGGTGCGTACGGGCGACCGGGCGCGGCTGGACGGCGCGGGGCGCATCGTCCTCGAGGGCCGGAGCAAGGACATGGTGCTGCGCCGGGCGGAGAACATCTACCCGGGGCTGTACGAGCCCGCCCTGCACGTCCCGGGGGTGGAGCTGGCCGTACTCGTCGGGGTCCCGGCGGGCGACGGCGACGAGCGGCTCGTCGCCGTGGTCCAGGCGTGCCGCGGCACGGACGAACAGGCCCTGCGCTCCGCCCTGTCGGAGCCGTTGCGGCGGATGGGCACGGCCCGGCCCGACGCCCTGCTGCTCGCCCGGATCCCGCTGTCGGGGCGCTCGCGCAAACCGGACCGGGCGGCGACGGCGGCGCTGGCGGCGCGCCGGCTGGGGGTGTCCGGCCGATGA
- a CDS encoding cytochrome P450: MTSSVSQARARRRDRRVYLRSHPLLFGLLAATRGRPVRRLGRTLLVHGPEAYREALTRLPLDRTAAGTTGAAARAALRDGGAGAGGVLFDQEGAGHRADRRNLAGSLGSAGVEDLRSLWRPLLVRRLAPLGRGGEVDLVDLARELSGSVVCALLGSGADPRAVAEAAAAAAAAAVRSHLPGPRRPRAEAAAARAADRLRLLLGASDGALPAMVAVAAVNTTVAALPRAVAWCADAGLWGQAADENLRPVLADELLRVTAASPLLPRVAAADGAVGGCPVRGGDRLLLVARHAAGAHRRDPDALRPAGPAVDRLVFGAGPHACPGARTARAQLADVLDTLAPYRPVVTRARVDRGAALPGWRVLTVRAGTRGGGA, translated from the coding sequence ATGACCTCCTCCGTCTCGCAGGCACGCGCCCGGCGCCGGGACCGCCGGGTCTACCTGCGCAGCCACCCCTTGCTGTTCGGGCTGCTCGCCGCGACGCGCGGGCGTCCGGTGCGCCGGCTCGGCCGGACCCTGCTGGTGCACGGCCCGGAGGCCTACCGGGAGGCCCTGACCCGGCTGCCGCTCGACCGGACGGCGGCCGGTACGACGGGCGCCGCCGCGCGCGCCGCGCTGCGCGACGGCGGGGCCGGGGCCGGGGGTGTGCTCTTCGACCAGGAGGGCGCCGGGCACCGGGCGGACCGCCGGAACCTCGCGGGCTCGCTGGGCTCGGCGGGGGTGGAGGACCTCCGCTCGCTCTGGCGGCCGTTGCTGGTGCGCCGTCTCGCGCCGCTGGGCCGGGGCGGGGAGGTGGACCTCGTCGACCTGGCGCGGGAGCTCTCCGGGTCGGTGGTGTGCGCCCTGCTGGGGTCCGGCGCGGACCCGCGGGCGGTCGCCGAGGCCGCGGCCGCCGCCGCTGCCGCCGCCGTACGCAGCCATCTGCCGGGGCCGCGCCGCCCGCGCGCCGAGGCCGCCGCGGCCCGCGCGGCCGACCGGCTCCGGCTGCTCCTGGGGGCCTCCGACGGGGCCCTGCCGGCGATGGTGGCGGTGGCGGCCGTCAACACCACCGTCGCCGCGCTGCCCCGGGCGGTCGCCTGGTGCGCCGACGCGGGGCTGTGGGGGCAGGCGGCGGACGAGAACCTGCGGCCGGTGCTCGCGGACGAGCTGCTGCGGGTCACCGCGGCCTCGCCGCTGCTGCCCCGGGTCGCCGCGGCGGACGGGGCCGTGGGCGGCTGCCCGGTGCGCGGCGGCGACCGGCTGCTGCTGGTCGCCCGGCACGCGGCCGGGGCGCACCGGCGCGACCCGGACGCCCTGCGGCCGGCCGGCCCGGCCGTGGACCGGCTGGTGTTCGGCGCCGGACCGCATGCATGCCCCGGGGCCCGGACGGCCCGGGCCCAGCTGGCCGACGTCCTGGACACGCTGGCCCCGTACCGGCCGGTGGTGACGCGGGCCCGGGTGGACCGGGGAGCGGCGCTGCCCGGCTGGCGCGTCCTGACCGTACGCGCCGGGACCCGCGGGGGCGGGGCATGA
- a CDS encoding NAD-dependent epimerase/dehydratase family protein — translation MIAVTGASGFCGGHVARAAAAAGAEVVCLGRRPGPVGAHRFWDAAAEPPDLSGVELVVHCAAAVGDPAPGSRAAALMRAVNVDGTDRLLRAAGGRPVVWVSSASVYDPRRGRGMVGEEHPRAGQLNAYGRTKAEGEALALAAGAVVLRPRAVYGPGDTTLLPRLLARVRAGTLLLPGPDVTLSLTAVENLTRACLTAAAWAPGAYNIADAEPYGRDAAVGAVLRAHGVRARIRHLPLPVAGAAARIAEAVAAATGAEPALSRYAVDQLAHPVVLDLARARAQGWSPHRNLADHLASLPRQTEASE, via the coding sequence ATGATCGCGGTCACGGGCGCGAGCGGCTTCTGCGGCGGGCACGTCGCGCGCGCCGCCGCGGCGGCCGGGGCCGAGGTGGTGTGCCTGGGCCGCAGGCCGGGCCCGGTGGGCGCGCACCGCTTCTGGGACGCCGCCGCAGAGCCGCCGGACCTGTCGGGCGTGGAGCTGGTGGTGCACTGCGCGGCGGCCGTGGGCGATCCGGCCCCCGGCTCACGGGCGGCGGCGCTGATGCGCGCGGTCAACGTGGACGGCACGGACCGGCTGCTGCGGGCGGCGGGCGGGCGGCCCGTGGTGTGGGTGAGCAGCGCCAGCGTCTACGACCCCCGGCGGGGCCGCGGGATGGTCGGCGAGGAGCACCCGCGCGCCGGGCAGTTGAACGCCTACGGCCGCACGAAGGCGGAGGGCGAGGCCCTGGCGCTGGCCGCCGGGGCCGTGGTGCTGCGGCCGCGGGCCGTCTACGGGCCGGGCGACACCACGCTGCTGCCGCGGCTGCTGGCCCGGGTCCGGGCGGGCACCCTGCTGCTGCCCGGCCCGGACGTGACGCTCAGCCTCACCGCGGTGGAGAACCTGACGCGGGCCTGCCTGACGGCGGCGGCCTGGGCCCCCGGCGCGTACAACATCGCGGACGCGGAGCCGTACGGCCGGGACGCGGCGGTCGGCGCGGTCCTGCGCGCCCACGGCGTCCGGGCCCGGATCCGGCACCTCCCGCTGCCGGTGGCCGGCGCGGCGGCCCGGATCGCGGAGGCCGTGGCGGCGGCGACCGGGGCCGAGCCGGCCCTCAGCCGCTACGCGGTGGACCAGTTGGCGCACCCGGTGGTCCTGGACCTCGCCCGGGCCCGCGCCCAGGGCTGGAGCCCGCACCGGAACCTGGCGGACCACCTGGCCTCCCTGCCGCGTCAGACCGAGGCCTCGGAGTGA
- a CDS encoding GTP-binding protein yields the protein MPGYDTTAPQEPAPVKILVAGGFGVGKTTLVETISEIEPLRTEERLTSAGIGVDDLDGIESKTVTTVAMDFGRLTLTDAGVVLYLFGTPGQERFWFMWDDLLNGALGAIVLVDTRRLDRSFPAVDFFESRGLPFVVGANCFHGEQPYTAEEIGAALHLRDPNTPVLMLDARSRTDVRGSLLALLDLLIAKAQAPAPVTG from the coding sequence TTGCCCGGATATGACACGACCGCCCCGCAGGAACCGGCCCCGGTCAAGATCCTCGTCGCCGGTGGGTTCGGGGTCGGGAAGACGACCCTGGTGGAGACGATCTCCGAGATCGAGCCGCTGCGTACCGAGGAGCGGCTGACGTCCGCCGGCATCGGCGTCGACGATCTCGACGGCATCGAGTCCAAGACGGTGACCACCGTGGCGATGGACTTCGGCCGGCTCACCCTCACCGACGCGGGGGTGGTCCTCTACCTGTTCGGCACCCCGGGCCAGGAACGCTTCTGGTTCATGTGGGACGACCTGCTGAACGGGGCGCTCGGGGCGATCGTGCTGGTCGACACCCGGCGCCTCGACCGCAGCTTCCCGGCCGTGGACTTCTTCGAGAGCCGCGGACTGCCCTTCGTGGTCGGTGCGAACTGCTTCCACGGCGAACAGCCCTACACCGCCGAGGAGATCGGGGCGGCACTGCACCTGCGCGATCCGAACACGCCCGTCCTGATGCTCGACGCCCGCTCCCGCACGGACGTCCGCGGCTCCCTGCTCGCGCTGCTCGACCTGCTCATCGCCAAGGCACAGGCCCCGGCGCCGGTCACCGGCTGA
- a CDS encoding DUF742 domain-containing protein — translation MDGTLPTEWQEILAMCAPPGGRAVAEIAARMHIRLTPMTLLLGELAERGLIHHRPPLAVADTTDVHLLQRIRDSLARI, via the coding sequence GTGGACGGCACCCTGCCCACCGAGTGGCAGGAGATCCTCGCCATGTGCGCGCCGCCGGGCGGGCGGGCGGTCGCCGAGATAGCGGCGCGGATGCACATCCGCCTCACCCCCATGACGCTGCTCCTGGGCGAACTCGCCGAACGCGGGCTGATCCACCACCGGCCGCCCCTGGCGGTCGCCGACACCACCGACGTCCACCTGCTCCAGAGAATCAGGGACAGCCTTGCCCGGATATGA
- a CDS encoding roadblock/LC7 domain-containing protein translates to MTTSPNTTAANDAIYSVLDNNLSRIAGVQGAVLLSNDGIKLSAYLLDEPQAERMAAAASGIASTMKAISREIDGGRVIRQLVEMDDRYLCIVGCGEGSTLIVVTSRKARLGELGGEAVRTAQALGEWLGTPERGQPSA, encoded by the coding sequence ATGACCACCTCACCGAACACCACGGCAGCCAACGACGCGATCTACAGCGTCCTCGACAACAACCTGAGCAGGATCGCCGGCGTCCAGGGGGCCGTACTGCTCTCCAACGACGGCATCAAGCTCAGCGCCTACCTGCTGGACGAGCCCCAGGCCGAGCGCATGGCGGCCGCGGCCTCCGGCATTGCCTCCACGATGAAGGCGATATCCCGGGAGATCGACGGCGGCCGGGTCATCCGCCAGCTGGTCGAGATGGACGACCGGTACCTGTGCATCGTCGGATGCGGCGAAGGAAGCACGCTCATCGTGGTGACCTCCCGCAAGGCGCGGCTCGGGGAGCTGGGCGGCGAGGCTGTACGGACCGCCCAGGCACTCGGCGAGTGGCTGGGGACCCCCGAGCGCGGCCAGCCGTCCGCGTAA
- a CDS encoding sensor histidine kinase, translated as MSPIEPEGIRRQSTTRRRRTVRLRTLLIWLAVVPTVAMGTQVTVTAQRLLAQSQKLRSDVAAAEQVGAPLYTLMVDMQAERTATAARWAGNDGSEGELRGRRDATDLAADEFRRLAVDPSRSFGEVTRQLDKLAEYRRRADTRSGAADSTLAYYSEVIGKVIQVYQQEFSHAEDAELAQASRPVVSMLQATEMVAREDTVLALAGPSGELSFVGYDQFVNALGAQRYLHEALIVPYLAARDQQSYERVVGSADWQTKTRIESAVLSGHKDIVSGIKLPAEVGGWSSAHANYSVQMTTLNIDLARSVLARGEAKAAELQSDVAWLIGGSAGGLLAVVVVVVFTTRSVLRRLDQLHERTVTVAEETLPDVVARLRRGQSVDPGALPAVTGDRDEVGRVSDAFARAVAVSVDGHRELAAERHGFGLFASGIAARTGNLVSRQLSLTEDLQDTFGHDEALLAELMRADQLTVGMRRQIENLLILAGGEVPDPHTEPMRVADLLREAAAEVEDFRRIERQALDETSVEPSAISQISHLLAELLDNATRFSPPKSKVVIRAELVTDGLSIEIEDRGPRVSTERYEEMNGRLHEAPPYSVLAQNAHRLGLFVVGHLADQLRATVTLRRSVFGGTSAVVILPGQLLVATDPRAPREIGPQARVLELLPAPAARVPAAPAPLQAASVPGRPAVRELEPAPGPAPAPEPVVHTSAGLPSRRAKTPAAAPVPVPAAVAALVPAVAVRPALPERVPQTHMSEQLREPRAQESVVRPDTATPEEVADAWADYEQGTQTVEEELRRDQP; from the coding sequence ATGTCTCCCATAGAACCCGAAGGCATACGACGGCAGTCGACGACCCGTCGGCGGCGTACCGTGCGCCTGCGCACCCTGCTCATCTGGCTGGCCGTGGTCCCCACCGTCGCGATGGGCACTCAAGTGACCGTGACCGCCCAGCGGTTGCTGGCCCAGTCGCAGAAGCTGCGGTCCGACGTGGCGGCCGCCGAGCAGGTCGGCGCACCGCTGTACACCCTCATGGTCGACATGCAGGCCGAGCGGACGGCCACCGCCGCCCGCTGGGCGGGCAACGACGGGTCCGAGGGCGAACTGCGCGGCCGGCGCGACGCGACCGACCTGGCCGCCGACGAGTTCCGCCGCCTGGCGGTCGATCCTTCACGCTCCTTCGGGGAAGTGACCCGGCAACTCGACAAACTGGCCGAGTACCGCCGCCGCGCGGACACCCGCAGCGGCGCCGCCGACAGCACGCTTGCCTACTACTCCGAGGTGATCGGCAAGGTCATCCAGGTGTACCAGCAGGAGTTCAGCCACGCCGAGGACGCCGAACTCGCCCAGGCCAGCCGCCCCGTGGTGTCGATGCTCCAGGCCACCGAGATGGTGGCGCGCGAGGACACCGTCCTGGCCCTGGCCGGGCCGTCGGGGGAGCTGAGCTTCGTCGGCTACGACCAGTTCGTCAACGCCCTGGGCGCCCAGCGCTACCTGCACGAGGCGCTGATCGTGCCGTACCTGGCGGCCCGGGACCAGCAGTCCTACGAGCGGGTCGTCGGCTCCGCCGACTGGCAGACGAAGACCCGTATCGAGAGCGCGGTCCTCTCCGGGCACAAGGACATCGTCTCGGGCATCAAGCTGCCCGCCGAGGTCGGCGGCTGGTCGTCCGCGCACGCCAACTACTCCGTGCAGATGACCACGCTCAACATCGACCTGGCGCGCTCGGTGCTCGCCCGCGGCGAGGCCAAGGCCGCGGAGCTGCAGAGCGACGTCGCCTGGCTGATCGGCGGCAGCGCCGGCGGCCTGCTGGCCGTCGTGGTCGTGGTCGTCTTCACCACCCGGTCGGTGCTCCGCCGTCTGGACCAGCTGCACGAACGCACGGTGACCGTCGCCGAGGAGACCCTTCCCGACGTCGTCGCCCGGCTCCGGCGCGGCCAGTCCGTGGACCCCGGGGCCCTGCCGGCCGTGACCGGGGACCGGGACGAGGTCGGACGTGTCAGCGACGCCTTCGCCCGGGCCGTCGCCGTGTCCGTCGACGGGCACCGCGAGCTCGCCGCCGAGCGCCACGGATTCGGCCTGTTCGCCTCGGGCATCGCCGCGCGCACCGGAAACCTGGTCAGCCGTCAGCTGAGCCTCACCGAGGACCTCCAGGACACCTTCGGCCACGACGAGGCGCTGCTCGCCGAGCTGATGCGGGCCGACCAGCTGACGGTCGGCATGCGGCGCCAGATCGAGAACCTCCTCATCCTGGCGGGCGGCGAGGTCCCCGACCCGCACACCGAGCCCATGCGCGTCGCCGACCTGCTGCGTGAAGCGGCCGCGGAGGTCGAGGACTTCCGGCGGATCGAGCGGCAGGCCCTGGACGAGACCAGCGTGGAACCGAGCGCGATCAGCCAGATCAGCCACCTGCTCGCGGAGCTGCTGGACAACGCCACCCGGTTCTCCCCGCCGAAGTCCAAGGTGGTCATCCGCGCCGAACTGGTCACGGACGGGCTGTCGATCGAAATCGAGGACCGCGGGCCGCGCGTGAGCACGGAGCGCTACGAGGAGATGAACGGGCGCCTGCACGAGGCCCCGCCGTACTCCGTGCTGGCGCAGAACGCGCACCGGCTCGGCCTCTTCGTGGTCGGGCACCTCGCCGACCAGCTCCGCGCGACGGTCACCCTGCGCCGCTCGGTGTTCGGGGGCACCTCGGCGGTGGTCATCCTGCCCGGCCAGCTGCTGGTGGCGACCGACCCGCGGGCCCCGCGCGAGATCGGGCCGCAGGCCCGGGTCCTGGAGCTGCTCCCGGCCCCGGCGGCCCGCGTACCGGCGGCCCCGGCCCCGCTCCAGGCCGCCTCCGTGCCGGGCCGGCCCGCGGTCCGCGAGCTGGAGCCCGCCCCGGGACCCGCCCCCGCGCCCGAGCCGGTCGTGCACACGAGCGCCGGGCTGCCGAGCCGCCGCGCGAAGACCCCCGCGGCCGCGCCGGTGCCGGTGCCCGCGGCCGTGGCCGCACTCGTACCCGCCGTCGCGGTCCGCCCGGCCCTCCCGGAGCGCGTCCCGCAGACCCACATGTCCGAACAGCTGCGCGAGCCCCGCGCGCAGGAAAGCGTCGTCCGGCCCGACACCGCGACACCCGAAGAGGTGGCCGATGCCTGGGCGGACTACGAACAGGGGACCCAGACAGTGGAAGAAGAGCTCCGACGGGATCAGCCATGA
- the msrB gene encoding peptide-methionine (R)-S-oxide reductase MsrB: MSYEVEKTDEQWQAELTPSEYQVLRLAGTEPAFRGEYTDTKTEGVYSCRGCGSELFRSSEKFDSHCGWPSFFDPKDSEAVELIADTSHGMVRTEVRCATCGSHLGHVFEGEGYPTPTDQRYCINSISLRLSPTEG; this comes from the coding sequence ATGTCCTACGAGGTCGAGAAGACGGACGAGCAGTGGCAGGCGGAGCTGACCCCGTCCGAGTACCAGGTACTGCGCCTGGCGGGCACCGAGCCGGCCTTCCGCGGTGAATACACGGACACCAAGACGGAGGGCGTCTACTCCTGCCGCGGCTGCGGTTCCGAGCTGTTCCGCTCGTCGGAGAAGTTCGATTCGCACTGCGGCTGGCCGTCCTTCTTCGACCCGAAGGACTCGGAGGCGGTCGAGCTGATCGCGGACACCTCGCACGGGATGGTCCGCACGGAGGTCCGCTGCGCGACGTGCGGCTCCCACCTGGGCCACGTCTTCGAGGGCGAGGGCTACCCGACCCCGACGGACCAGCGGTACTGCATCAACAGCATCTCCCTGCGCCTGTCCCCGACGGAGGGCTGA
- the murC gene encoding UDP-N-acetylmuramate--L-alanine ligase: MKPGLPTAMERPHFIGIGGAGMSGIAKILAQRGAQVAGSDSRGDSETAEALRAHGATVHGGHAAENLAADSTCVVVSSAIRADNPELARAAELGVPVVHRSDALAALMDGLRPIAVAGTHGKTTTTSMLAVSLSALGLDPSYAIGGDLDAPGSNAHHGEGDIFVAEADESDRTFHKYTPQVAIILNAELDHHANYASIEEIYESFETFVGKIVPGGTLVVAHGQEGAAEIARRVAGREGLNVVTYGEDEGADVRITKITPRGLTSEVTVVLDGRMLTFTVSVPGRHYAHNAVAALAAGVALGIPAHNLASALGKYTGVKRRLQLKGEAAGVQVIDSYAHHPTEMTADLEAIRGAAGDSRILVVFQPHLFSRTQELGKEMGQSLALADASLVLDIYPAREDPIPGVTSELIIAAARAAGADVTAEHDKAAVADAIAGMAKPGDLVLTMGAGDVTDLGPAILARLSS; the protein is encoded by the coding sequence ATGAAGCCCGGCCTGCCGACCGCCATGGAACGGCCCCACTTCATCGGCATCGGCGGCGCCGGCATGTCCGGCATCGCGAAGATCCTGGCCCAGCGCGGCGCGCAGGTGGCCGGCAGCGACAGCCGTGGTGACTCCGAGACCGCCGAGGCGCTGCGCGCCCACGGCGCCACGGTCCACGGCGGACACGCCGCCGAGAACCTCGCCGCCGACTCCACCTGCGTGGTCGTCTCCAGCGCCATCCGCGCCGACAACCCGGAGCTGGCCCGCGCCGCCGAGCTCGGCGTCCCCGTCGTGCACCGCTCCGACGCGCTGGCCGCCCTGATGGACGGGCTGCGGCCGATCGCCGTCGCCGGCACGCACGGCAAGACCACCACCACCTCGATGCTGGCGGTGTCCCTCTCGGCCCTGGGCCTGGACCCCTCGTACGCCATCGGCGGCGACCTGGACGCCCCCGGCTCCAACGCCCACCACGGCGAGGGCGACATCTTCGTCGCCGAGGCGGACGAGAGCGACCGCACCTTCCACAAGTACACCCCGCAGGTCGCGATCATCCTCAACGCGGAGCTCGACCACCACGCGAACTACGCCTCCATCGAGGAGATCTACGAGTCCTTCGAGACCTTCGTCGGCAAGATCGTGCCCGGCGGCACCCTCGTCGTCGCCCACGGCCAGGAGGGCGCCGCCGAGATCGCCCGCCGGGTCGCGGGCCGGGAGGGCCTGAACGTCGTCACGTACGGCGAGGACGAGGGCGCGGACGTCCGCATCACCAAGATCACCCCGCGCGGTCTGACCAGCGAGGTCACCGTGGTCCTGGACGGCCGGATGCTCACCTTCACCGTCTCGGTGCCCGGCCGCCACTACGCGCACAACGCCGTCGCGGCCCTCGCCGCGGGCGTGGCGCTCGGCATCCCGGCGCACAACCTGGCGAGCGCGCTCGGCAAGTACACCGGAGTCAAGCGCCGCCTCCAGCTCAAGGGCGAGGCTGCGGGCGTCCAGGTCATCGACTCCTACGCGCACCACCCCACCGAGATGACCGCCGACCTGGAGGCCATCCGCGGAGCCGCCGGCGATTCCCGGATCCTCGTCGTCTTCCAGCCGCACCTCTTCTCCCGCACCCAGGAGCTCGGCAAGGAGATGGGCCAGTCCCTGGCCCTCGCCGACGCCTCCCTGGTCCTCGACATCTACCCGGCCCGCGAGGACCCGATCCCCGGCGTCACCAGCGAGCTCATCATCGCGGCGGCCCGGGCGGCCGGCGCCGACGTCACCGCCGAGCACGACAAGGCGGCCGTCGCCGACGCCATCGCGGGAATGGCCAAGCCCGGTGATCTCGTTCTCACCATGGGCGCGGGCGACGTCACGGACCTCGGTCCGGCCATCCTCGCCCGGCTGTCGAGCTGA
- a CDS encoding indole-3-glycerol phosphate synthase, with protein sequence MFTSVLMIEQPLTAVDVDFVTTLHGDDAVSFIVLMQPRGDQDRLLRAIDDVALGELPEAIREGGEPEGEAALGPAAHALAHSLNALRAKGAKAVGQIIEDHPLDKLKSVVDEHGADEVIVLTAPHFVEEFFHRDWASRARHKVGVPVLKLFAHNE encoded by the coding sequence TTGTTCACGAGCGTATTGATGATCGAGCAGCCGCTGACCGCGGTGGACGTGGACTTCGTCACCACCCTGCACGGGGACGACGCGGTCTCCTTCATCGTCCTCATGCAACCCCGGGGCGACCAGGACCGACTGCTGCGCGCCATCGACGACGTAGCGCTCGGTGAGCTCCCGGAGGCCATCCGTGAGGGCGGCGAACCCGAGGGCGAGGCCGCCCTCGGCCCCGCCGCGCACGCCCTCGCGCACTCCCTGAACGCCCTGCGCGCCAAGGGCGCCAAGGCCGTCGGGCAGATCATCGAGGACCACCCGCTCGACAAACTGAAGTCCGTCGTGGACGAGCACGGGGCCGACGAGGTGATCGTCCTGACCGCCCCGCACTTCGTGGAGGAGTTCTTCCACCGGGACTGGGCCTCCCGCGCCCGCCACAAGGTCGGCGTTCCCGTGCTCAAGCTCTTCGCCCACAACGAATAG